The following coding sequences are from one Bacteroidales bacterium WCE2008 window:
- a CDS encoding beta-glucosidase (manually curated) → MTRKLLYLPVLVLAVAGCNCESARKSALTAHEKEIDSIMAEMTLEEKVAMLHGKHMFSSAGVGRLGIADIEYADGPFGIREELEPDSWTPLHMETDSATFFPTGSALAATWSPELAHEYGKGMAIEARLRGKDMILGPAINIQRIPTGGRTYEYLSEDPYLSGLLAVGYTLGAQENGAAVCLKHYALNNQETARGTVDVKVSERAMREIYLTPFEMAVKQADAWGVMAAYNKVEGKWCSENSVLLNDILRDEWGFKGMVISDWGGTHSTGAVEAGLNVEMPGGAFLGDSLLVAVKDGRVSEEAVDERVREILRVRMTVKPVPEEMANKTMTSQPNAQKIAYDVALRSVVLLKNSGLLPLDLQKYGKIAVIGDNAVCPQATGGFGAGVKALYEINPLRGLMSRIYDKAEVEYVPGYRRYGPMDRFMRKSPVCDPNPEMLAEAVRLAEASDLVIFFAGENREIETESSDRKSMTLPLGQDEILRAVSEVNPNVVTVVVAGAPVDLRNVEKLSSAVVVSWYNGSEGGNALADILTGKVSPSGKLPFTIPEKLEDSPAFSLGVFPRYDEAPYSEGIFVGYRWYDKKNLPVMYPFGHGLSYSSFEYSDISVRSSGKGIKLSFQIQNTGDMAAEEVAQVYVERPESMQEMPVRELKGFERISLAPGESRKVEMFIDRESLRVWDSVHSCWTVEPGRVNIGIGSSSRDIRLNATTTIK, encoded by the coding sequence ATGACGCGAAAATTACTTTACCTACCTGTCTTAGTCCTTGCGGTCGCAGGATGTAACTGCGAGAGCGCCCGCAAATCAGCCTTGACGGCACACGAAAAAGAAATCGATTCCATCATGGCCGAAATGACCCTTGAAGAAAAAGTCGCCATGCTCCACGGAAAGCACATGTTCTCTTCTGCCGGGGTCGGGCGGCTTGGAATCGCCGATATCGAATACGCCGACGGTCCGTTCGGCATCAGGGAAGAACTCGAGCCCGACAGCTGGACTCCGCTTCACATGGAGACTGACTCCGCGACATTCTTTCCAACAGGATCGGCCCTCGCCGCGACCTGGAGTCCTGAACTGGCCCATGAATACGGAAAGGGCATGGCCATCGAGGCCAGGCTGAGAGGAAAGGACATGATTCTGGGTCCTGCCATAAATATACAGAGAATTCCTACCGGAGGCCGTACATACGAGTATCTCAGCGAGGATCCGTATCTCAGCGGTCTGCTGGCCGTCGGATACACTCTCGGCGCTCAGGAGAACGGCGCGGCCGTCTGCCTGAAGCATTATGCTCTCAATAATCAGGAGACCGCCCGCGGAACCGTCGATGTAAAAGTCTCAGAGAGGGCCATGCGCGAGATATATCTTACCCCGTTCGAAATGGCTGTAAAGCAGGCCGACGCCTGGGGCGTAATGGCTGCGTACAATAAAGTCGAAGGAAAATGGTGCTCCGAAAACAGCGTTCTGCTGAATGACATACTGCGTGACGAATGGGGCTTCAAAGGAATGGTAATCTCCGACTGGGGCGGGACTCATTCGACCGGAGCCGTGGAGGCGGGCCTTAATGTCGAGATGCCGGGCGGGGCGTTCCTGGGCGATTCCCTGCTGGTTGCGGTGAAGGACGGACGTGTTTCCGAAGAGGCGGTCGACGAGAGGGTGAGGGAAATCCTGAGAGTCCGCATGACAGTGAAGCCTGTGCCCGAGGAGATGGCCAATAAGACCATGACATCCCAGCCAAATGCCCAGAAGATCGCTTATGACGTCGCTCTGCGTTCCGTGGTTCTCCTCAAGAATTCCGGCCTTCTGCCTCTGGATCTCCAGAAATACGGCAAGATAGCCGTGATCGGGGACAATGCCGTCTGCCCGCAGGCAACGGGAGGCTTTGGAGCAGGGGTGAAAGCCCTTTATGAAATCAATCCTCTGCGCGGCCTCATGTCCAGAATATATGATAAAGCTGAAGTCGAGTATGTCCCCGGATACAGGAGATATGGCCCGATGGACCGTTTCATGAGAAAAAGCCCTGTCTGCGACCCGAATCCGGAAATGCTGGCGGAGGCGGTAAGGCTGGCCGAGGCTTCCGACCTCGTGATATTCTTCGCAGGGGAGAACAGGGAGATCGAGACCGAGAGTTCCGACAGGAAGAGCATGACTCTGCCGCTCGGACAGGATGAAATACTGCGGGCTGTCAGCGAAGTGAATCCTAATGTCGTCACTGTTGTCGTAGCCGGCGCTCCGGTAGATCTGCGAAATGTCGAGAAACTGTCTTCTGCCGTTGTAGTCTCATGGTATAACGGCTCCGAAGGCGGAAACGCCCTTGCCGATATCCTTACCGGAAAAGTCTCCCCGTCAGGAAAGCTTCCGTTTACTATACCTGAAAAACTGGAGGATTCTCCGGCCTTCAGCCTGGGAGTTTTCCCGAGATATGACGAGGCTCCTTATTCGGAGGGAATATTCGTGGGTTACAGATGGTACGACAAGAAGAATCTGCCGGTAATGTATCCTTTCGGCCATGGACTTTCATACAGCAGCTTTGAATATTCGGACATTTCGGTCCGTTCTTCCGGAAAGGGAATTAAGCTTTCTTTCCAGATTCAGAATACCGGAGACATGGCTGCCGAGGAAGTCGCGCAGGTCTATGTGGAAAGGCCGGAGTCCATGCAGGAAATGCCGGTAAGGGAGCTCAAAGGCTTCGAACGAATTTCCCTCGCGCCTGGCGAGTCCAGGAAGGTGGAGATGTTCATCGACAGGGAGTCCCTGAGGGTATGGGATTCCGTCCACTCCTGCTGGACGGTCGAGCCCGGACGCGTAAATATCGGGATAGGCAGCTCTTCAAGAGATATTAGATTGAACGCAACAACCACAATAAAATGA
- a CDS encoding NADPH-dependent FMN reductase, with translation MRILILNGSPRKKGLVSQMLGIMKEEAERKGNEVELIAANDLQVKPCIGCMVCRTKSACALPEDDSQRVLKKLQEADAVIIGAPCYWGNIPGQLKLLFDRMVYGLMRDTPRFPEPLMKGKKAILVSTSTTPFPFNRLFNQTHGAIRALKEICSYAGFKIVGTIERGGTRMHPQLSDKDRRRCSEKIRKIIG, from the coding sequence ATGAGGATTCTTATTCTTAATGGAAGCCCCCGGAAAAAGGGGCTTGTCTCTCAGATGCTCGGTATTATGAAAGAGGAGGCCGAGCGCAAAGGAAATGAAGTAGAACTGATAGCAGCCAATGATCTTCAGGTTAAACCTTGCATCGGATGTATGGTCTGCCGTACCAAGAGTGCCTGCGCGCTGCCGGAGGATGACTCCCAGCGGGTGCTGAAGAAGCTCCAGGAAGCCGATGCAGTCATCATAGGCGCTCCGTGCTACTGGGGAAATATCCCGGGGCAGCTGAAGCTTTTGTTCGACCGTATGGTCTATGGATTGATGAGGGATACTCCTCGCTTCCCTGAACCTCTGATGAAGGGGAAAAAGGCGATCCTTGTAAGCACCAGTACTACTCCGTTCCCGTTCAACAGACTGTTCAACCAGACCCATGGGGCGATCAGGGCTCTGAAGGAGATCTGCAGCTATGCGGGATTCAAGATAGTCGGTACTATCGAAAGGGGAGGAACACGTATGCATCCGCAGTTGTCGGATAAGGACAGACGCAGATGTTCGGAAAAAATCAGAAAAATAATCGGTTGA
- a CDS encoding Signal transduction histidine kinase has product MRRIALTALICFLQIMPATATIATEDTGKLMFRSLTTADGLSSNSVTALLHDSRGYLWVGTTYGLNRFDAYTVQRYYAADFGSNRDEIIDLAEDTEGNIWIHTKSGMTVYDYETGIFSTDVSPYLRDRYAITTDVFRVGTGDNMRFFWAVSPDYLWIYDSYDGSTSKFRLSGDVISDVFIKDASTYILFTDGRLSVIDPRDKTRRRISVPEDYRRTMDNSWPHLFIDKTGNIWIYSDLSPAIYRLSHFTGEWNSVPIPDDSGGFNRITSIRQAPDGKIWITSTHTAGFIYDPGTGEMSSFRHDQRYPNSVASNNLNSLIIDDDGTVWIGNYKSGVSYWSAEPQVFINHQFGDQYDIQALCEEGDYLWMGTDGNGLLRLDKRTGKIAKVNIGPTIIRTIVSDGKGTLWIGTYRNGMYSYSDGHVRRYDTAGSDIASDDIYTIVLDADGNVILGTLNGIIQKLYTDSGKFATVYRSSGDNIRDMLISDNGKYIYSATSAGLIRTDLETWGSEAIIAIPKSHMYSVLEDSEGNIWTGGVSGIYYYNPKTGDATHIAAIGNGKSVKTNSLVEDRYHRIWAGTVDGLSFINPSTYPMVTINYTEADGLPTGTINEESMLLTSDGNILVGTSSGITEIIPKPDKYKEYSPTVHLSAIYPTFTDSDILQGKSTECADEIVLKEGFRALMLAFSNLVFTDNNSTYSYRIKGQSEWVDVPGNIVQIGMLRAGKYQLEVRVRNANHVYSPNIKKITIRILPPWYRTWWAWLLWIFVPLTAAALIINAEIRRKRKEEAVRMEAEEMQRARQLADMKVQFFANVSHELRTPLSLIINPLEEFMARKPEYGKSILATVRNNALYLLELINQLLDFRKLDAGGETMNYVHGDVLALVKDQMASFESTAAKRGIDFRLVAKESSIMMDFDYDKVRKIVMNIISNAFKFTPDKGTVSVAVENRDGKVVLSFRDSGCGIKDEDKEKVFKYMYQSDNQENSVQGGTGIGLYLVAEYVRMHNGTVEITDNKPSGTVITVSIPARASGISVPVAVMAAKSDEQVQGKEESRNGNYTIMLVDDNADFLNFLAYSLSATYNIVQASNGKEALKLMESENPDLIISDVMMPGMDGLELCSAVKTDIRFSHIPVILLTAKAGEQFQLEGLEHGADDYISKPFSMDILKIRIEKIISDTMKRRGYFNNDVKIEPSKITITSLDKQFIQKAISIIEDHMNDGDISVEMLAEKLNISRGYLYKKLVMITGKVPISFIREIRMKRALQWVMESQLQVSEIAYKMGYNSPKVFTRHFKDVFGMTPTEYQKKHSNS; this is encoded by the coding sequence ATGAGACGAATCGCACTTACAGCACTTATCTGCTTCCTGCAGATCATGCCTGCGACGGCAACCATCGCCACGGAAGATACCGGAAAACTGATGTTCAGGAGCCTGACGACTGCGGACGGACTCTCTAGCAACAGCGTCACGGCCCTGCTGCATGACTCCAGAGGTTATCTCTGGGTAGGTACCACATACGGCCTCAACCGTTTCGATGCCTATACTGTCCAGAGATACTACGCCGCCGATTTCGGCAGCAACAGGGATGAAATAATCGACCTTGCCGAAGACACCGAAGGCAACATCTGGATCCACACCAAATCCGGAATGACGGTCTATGACTACGAGACCGGAATCTTTTCGACTGACGTATCCCCATATCTCCGCGACCGTTATGCCATAACTACGGACGTCTTCCGGGTAGGGACCGGCGACAACATGCGCTTTTTCTGGGCGGTCTCGCCCGACTATCTGTGGATCTACGACTCCTACGACGGCTCGACTTCAAAATTCCGTCTCTCCGGAGACGTCATCAGCGACGTCTTCATCAAAGACGCAAGCACATACATTCTCTTCACGGACGGGCGTCTCTCCGTAATCGACCCCAGGGACAAGACTCGAAGGAGGATATCCGTACCGGAAGACTACCGCAGGACCATGGATAACTCCTGGCCTCATCTTTTCATCGACAAGACCGGGAACATCTGGATATACAGCGATCTCTCCCCAGCCATATACCGGCTCTCCCACTTCACCGGAGAATGGAATTCCGTACCGATTCCGGACGATTCCGGAGGCTTCAACAGGATTACGTCCATCCGACAGGCGCCTGACGGCAAGATCTGGATCACGTCGACTCATACTGCCGGCTTCATCTATGATCCCGGAACGGGAGAAATGTCATCATTCCGGCACGACCAGCGCTATCCGAACTCCGTCGCCAGCAACAATCTGAACTCTCTGATCATCGACGACGACGGCACTGTCTGGATCGGCAACTACAAAAGCGGAGTGTCCTACTGGTCGGCGGAGCCTCAAGTCTTCATCAATCACCAGTTCGGAGACCAGTACGATATCCAGGCCCTCTGCGAAGAGGGAGACTATCTCTGGATGGGGACCGACGGCAACGGTCTCCTCAGGCTGGACAAGCGCACGGGCAAGATCGCAAAAGTCAATATCGGCCCCACAATCATAAGGACCATAGTCTCCGACGGAAAAGGGACTCTCTGGATCGGGACATACCGCAACGGAATGTACTCCTACAGCGACGGTCATGTCCGCAGATATGACACCGCCGGCAGCGACATAGCCTCCGACGACATCTATACCATAGTGCTCGACGCCGACGGCAACGTAATTCTGGGTACCCTCAACGGTATCATCCAGAAGCTGTATACCGACTCAGGAAAATTCGCCACTGTCTATCGTTCCAGCGGTGACAACATTAGGGACATGCTGATAAGCGACAACGGGAAATACATCTATTCGGCGACGTCCGCCGGCCTTATCAGGACAGATCTCGAGACCTGGGGCTCCGAAGCGATAATCGCCATCCCGAAGTCACATATGTACTCGGTACTTGAAGACAGCGAAGGGAACATATGGACCGGAGGAGTCTCAGGAATCTATTATTATAATCCGAAGACTGGAGATGCCACCCACATAGCGGCCATCGGCAACGGAAAATCGGTAAAGACAAACAGCCTTGTGGAAGACAGATACCACAGAATCTGGGCGGGCACGGTCGACGGGCTTTCATTCATCAATCCCTCGACCTATCCGATGGTGACGATCAATTATACCGAGGCCGACGGTCTTCCTACTGGCACGATCAACGAAGAGTCCATGCTCCTTACCTCGGACGGAAACATTCTGGTCGGCACATCCTCCGGCATCACGGAGATTATCCCGAAACCTGACAAATACAAGGAATATAGCCCTACAGTCCACCTGTCTGCAATATACCCTACCTTCACCGATTCGGACATACTGCAGGGAAAGAGTACGGAATGCGCCGACGAAATCGTCCTAAAGGAAGGATTCAGGGCGCTGATGCTCGCATTCTCCAACCTGGTCTTCACTGACAACAACTCTACGTATTCCTACAGGATCAAAGGCCAGAGCGAATGGGTGGACGTTCCCGGGAACATAGTTCAGATAGGAATGCTCCGGGCAGGAAAATACCAGCTTGAAGTAAGGGTGCGGAATGCAAACCATGTCTATTCCCCTAACATAAAGAAAATCACGATAAGGATACTTCCTCCATGGTATAGGACATGGTGGGCATGGCTTCTGTGGATTTTCGTCCCTCTGACGGCGGCGGCACTCATAATCAATGCCGAGATCCGGCGCAAACGCAAGGAAGAAGCTGTCCGCATGGAGGCCGAAGAAATGCAGAGGGCGCGCCAGCTGGCAGATATGAAAGTCCAGTTCTTCGCTAATGTAAGCCACGAGCTGCGTACTCCCCTGTCGCTGATAATCAACCCGCTTGAAGAGTTCATGGCAAGGAAGCCGGAATACGGCAAATCCATTCTTGCCACGGTCCGCAACAACGCGCTTTACCTGCTCGAACTGATCAATCAGCTTCTGGACTTCCGCAAGCTGGACGCAGGCGGGGAGACCATGAATTATGTCCATGGCGACGTACTCGCTCTCGTGAAAGACCAGATGGCCTCGTTCGAGTCGACAGCCGCCAAGCGTGGCATCGATTTCCGTCTTGTTGCGAAGGAATCCTCGATAATGATGGATTTCGACTATGACAAGGTCCGTAAGATAGTGATGAACATAATATCCAACGCCTTCAAGTTCACCCCGGACAAAGGAACGGTCTCCGTCGCGGTCGAGAACAGGGACGGCAAAGTGGTTCTTTCATTCAGGGACAGCGGCTGCGGGATAAAGGACGAGGACAAGGAAAAAGTATTCAAGTACATGTACCAGAGCGACAACCAGGAGAATTCCGTCCAGGGTGGTACAGGGATAGGACTTTATCTGGTAGCGGAATACGTCAGGATGCACAATGGCACCGTGGAGATCACTGACAACAAGCCGTCAGGAACAGTCATAACGGTCAGCATTCCGGCCAGGGCAAGCGGGATAAGCGTCCCTGTCGCCGTCATGGCTGCGAAGTCCGACGAGCAGGTCCAGGGGAAAGAAGAATCCAGGAACGGGAACTATACCATAATGCTTGTGGACGACAACGCCGACTTCCTGAACTTCCTGGCCTACAGTCTCTCGGCCACATACAACATCGTCCAGGCCTCCAACGGAAAGGAGGCTCTCAAACTGATGGAGAGCGAGAACCCGGATCTCATCATCAGCGATGTCATGATGCCGGGCATGGATGGTCTCGAACTCTGCTCGGCCGTCAAGACAGACATACGTTTCTCCCATATCCCGGTGATCCTGCTTACGGCCAAGGCCGGCGAGCAGTTCCAGCTGGAAGGTCTGGAGCATGGAGCTGACGACTATATATCAAAGCCGTTCAGCATGGATATCCTCAAGATTCGTATCGAAAAGATCATTTCCGATACGATGAAGCGCCGCGGCTATTTCAACAATGATGTCAAGATCGAGCCGAGCAAGATAACCATCACTTCTCTCGACAAACAGTTCATACAGAAGGCGATAAGCATCATAGAAGACCATATGAACGATGGGGACATCTCTGTCGAGATGCTTGCGGAAAAGCTCAATATTTCCCGTGGTTATCTATACAAGAAACTCGTGATGATCACCGGAAAAGTCCCGATCAGCTTCATCAGGGAGATACGTATGAAAAGAGCCCTGCAGTGGGTCATGGAAAGCCAGCTGCAGGTCTCAGAAATTGCATACAAGATGGGATATAACTCCCCTAAGGTCTTTACGAGGCACTTCAAGGATGTATTCGGGATGACTCCTACCGAATATCAGAAGAAGCACTCTAATAGCTGA
- a CDS encoding N-terminal ig-like domain of cellulase: protein MNLSIKLSAGLLLMLNLCMSASGQVLKLNDKGYLETRGVNVMVYSNPFSAVFYDEKRSGIDIVHHGVLTVTNGGVRLNETPEQWDLVPEMQSRNVNEKTGEFDVRLYYKEYDFASQIKVTPKDKGFLICVYLDKPLPESTVGKACFNLEFLPSAYWNHSYIADGKPLYFPRYAGYDTGLRPLADKALQVNNLITSDLRGRDEFTVVKPLVEANRLVFAPDEPTRMVTVTSETPLQLYDGRIVAQNGWFVVHSFLPAGKTGKVLEWYVEPNSVKDWVREPVIGFSQVGYTPDRAKETVIESDPNDVPGSVVNVWKVAEDGSETLIKAAPVTKWGKYLRYDYLKADFSDVKEPGIYYLEYKGQKTNIFPIREDIYKIVWYPTSDVWFPEQMDHMTVREGYRLWHNAPHLDDALQAPINTPHFDNFEQGSELHSPYQPGEYIEGFDKGGWFDAGDFDIESGSHASTIMSFVNLWDEFHPDRDETMIDEENKFVNIHFADGKPDLLQQIEHGVYPLLNMIEKIGHGCRGINHATLYQYNRLDEPSTITDNKLGTGDERWLFTYSNPNLEYQFCSALAATARVLKDFNPELSARCLAAALKIWNDNSSNQMYRGMSYTAAFQLYLATGDKNYVKGMEESLLESLKPRSGMPAMFSRMRLGGVGSALQAAPYMSKDFVEKLRPYAIEYKETLDELFKNNPYGVMSVYGDGWGSTGMVVSQGINAYYVHKYFPDIVTKDDVYRCADFIFGNHPFSNLSFVTGVGVSPKKVNYGNNRADFSFIAGALVPGLLLLQPDYIECKDDWPFFWGQNEATIGGNSQYMLFGAILANLK, encoded by the coding sequence ATGAATCTATCTATTAAACTATCAGCAGGACTGCTGCTGATGCTGAACCTCTGCATGTCAGCATCGGGACAAGTCCTGAAACTAAACGACAAAGGATATCTCGAAACCAGGGGCGTAAACGTGATGGTCTATAGCAATCCATTCAGCGCCGTATTCTATGACGAGAAAAGATCCGGTATAGATATCGTGCACCACGGAGTGCTTACTGTAACTAACGGAGGAGTCAGACTGAACGAGACTCCTGAACAATGGGACCTCGTGCCGGAAATGCAAAGCCGCAATGTCAACGAAAAGACCGGCGAATTCGATGTCAGACTCTACTATAAGGAATATGATTTTGCATCGCAGATAAAAGTCACCCCTAAAGACAAGGGCTTCCTTATCTGTGTCTATCTCGACAAGCCTCTCCCTGAATCAACAGTGGGAAAAGCCTGCTTCAACCTCGAATTTCTTCCGTCAGCCTACTGGAACCACTCCTACATAGCCGACGGAAAACCTCTGTACTTCCCGCGCTACGCCGGATACGACACCGGACTCCGCCCGCTCGCCGACAAAGCTCTCCAGGTCAACAACCTGATTACTTCAGACCTTCGCGGCAGGGATGAATTCACTGTAGTCAAACCCCTCGTAGAGGCCAACAGGCTCGTATTCGCTCCAGATGAGCCGACAAGGATGGTGACAGTGACCAGCGAGACCCCGCTCCAGCTTTATGACGGACGTATCGTCGCCCAGAACGGATGGTTCGTGGTCCATTCATTCCTGCCTGCCGGAAAGACCGGAAAGGTCCTCGAATGGTATGTCGAGCCTAATTCCGTAAAGGATTGGGTAAGAGAACCGGTGATCGGATTCTCACAGGTCGGATATACTCCGGACCGTGCGAAAGAAACGGTCATCGAGTCCGATCCTAATGACGTTCCGGGCTCGGTCGTAAATGTATGGAAAGTTGCAGAAGACGGTAGCGAGACCCTCATAAAGGCCGCACCAGTCACAAAATGGGGAAAATACCTGAGATACGATTACCTGAAGGCAGACTTCTCGGACGTAAAGGAGCCTGGTATATACTACCTCGAATATAAAGGCCAGAAAACCAATATCTTCCCGATTCGCGAAGACATCTACAAGATAGTCTGGTATCCTACCAGCGATGTCTGGTTCCCAGAGCAGATGGACCATATGACTGTCCGGGAAGGCTATCGTCTGTGGCATAATGCGCCTCATCTGGACGACGCCCTGCAGGCCCCGATAAATACCCCTCACTTCGATAATTTCGAACAGGGCTCCGAACTCCATTCCCCATATCAGCCGGGCGAATATATCGAAGGCTTCGACAAGGGCGGCTGGTTCGACGCTGGTGACTTCGATATCGAGAGCGGATCTCACGCCAGCACCATAATGTCCTTCGTGAACCTCTGGGACGAATTCCACCCGGACAGGGACGAGACCATGATTGACGAGGAAAACAAATTCGTCAACATCCATTTTGCAGACGGCAAGCCGGATCTCCTCCAGCAGATCGAACATGGAGTCTATCCTCTTCTGAACATGATAGAGAAAATCGGACACGGCTGCCGCGGAATCAATCATGCCACGCTCTATCAGTACAACAGGCTCGACGAACCGAGCACGATTACCGACAATAAGCTGGGAACTGGCGACGAGCGCTGGCTGTTCACATATTCCAACCCGAATCTGGAATACCAGTTCTGCTCTGCACTGGCTGCTACTGCAAGAGTCCTCAAAGACTTCAATCCCGAACTCTCAGCCCGCTGTCTTGCCGCGGCGCTCAAGATATGGAACGACAATTCCTCCAACCAGATGTACCGGGGAATGAGCTATACGGCTGCTTTCCAGTTATATCTCGCTACAGGCGACAAGAACTACGTCAAAGGCATGGAAGAAAGCCTGCTCGAAAGTCTCAAGCCACGCTCCGGCATGCCGGCTATGTTCAGCCGGATGCGCCTCGGCGGTGTAGGTTCGGCTCTCCAGGCGGCTCCATATATGAGCAAAGACTTCGTGGAGAAACTTCGTCCTTATGCAATCGAATATAAGGAGACTCTCGACGAACTCTTCAAGAACAACCCTTACGGAGTAATGTCTGTCTATGGCGACGGCTGGGGAAGTACCGGCATGGTAGTTTCTCAGGGAATCAATGCATATTATGTCCATAAATATTTCCCGGACATCGTGACAAAGGATGACGTATATCGCTGCGCAGACTTTATCTTCGGCAACCATCCTTTCTCGAATCTGTCCTTCGTCACCGGAGTGGGAGTCTCTCCTAAGAAAGTCAACTACGGTAACAACCGTGCCGACTTCTCCTTCATCGCAGGCGCCCTCGTCCCGGGATTGCTCCTGCTGCAGCCGGACTACATCGAGTGCAAGGATGACTGGCCGTTCTTCTGGGGACAGAATGAAGCGACAATAGGAGGCAATTCGCAGTATATGCTCTTCGGGGCAATCCTTGCGAACCTCAAGTAA
- a CDS encoding alanine or glycine:cation symporter, AGCS family, which produces MFDRIVSAVNEVVWSPLLVALLIFAGVYFSIRTGFVQVRRFPLLVKSLFAKSNRSKTERKGMSSFEAFCVALSGRVGTGNIVGVATAIALGGPGAIFWMWIIAFFGASTAFVESTLAQIYKFRHKTGFRGGPANYIDQGIGKRWMGVLFAIVTIVGYGLFLTTVQANGVSSALGNSYGMAPLASGLVLAFLLALVIIGGVRSIARVASLVTPFMALGYVVISLVIIALHIDKVPGVFMSIIDGAFGIRPVAGGILGSTIMMGVKRGIFSNEAGQGGGAIVSAAAEVPHPARQGFAQSFSVYVDTLLVCTATALMILCSGTYNILDSKTGEMLVANAPELGDNYVNYTQAAVDSVLSGFGGQFVSIALFFFVFTTIMAYYFYSESSIMYIFNLGKEKGKKAESVAIWAFRFGILGAAVFGAVRETNVIWQLGDIGVGLLAWINVIALLILCPKAIRALKDYESRLKAGEKNPEYHPSDIGLDPGVWEED; this is translated from the coding sequence ATGTTCGATAGGATAGTCTCAGCCGTTAACGAGGTGGTTTGGAGCCCGTTGCTTGTCGCCCTGCTGATTTTCGCAGGCGTATATTTCTCAATCCGCACCGGCTTCGTCCAGGTGCGCCGCTTTCCCCTTCTGGTAAAGTCGCTTTTCGCAAAGAGCAACCGCAGCAAGACTGAAAGGAAAGGGATGTCCTCCTTCGAGGCATTCTGTGTCGCCCTGTCCGGAAGAGTCGGGACAGGCAACATTGTGGGAGTAGCGACAGCAATAGCCCTCGGCGGTCCCGGAGCTATCTTCTGGATGTGGATAATCGCCTTTTTCGGAGCATCAACGGCCTTCGTCGAATCCACCCTCGCCCAGATATACAAATTCCGCCACAAGACCGGATTCAGAGGCGGACCGGCCAACTACATCGACCAGGGCATCGGCAAAAGATGGATGGGGGTATTGTTCGCCATCGTGACCATTGTCGGATACGGACTATTCCTGACCACCGTCCAGGCCAACGGCGTCAGCTCCGCCCTCGGCAATTCATACGGCATGGCCCCGCTTGCCTCCGGACTTGTCCTGGCCTTCCTTCTGGCGCTGGTGATCATCGGCGGAGTGCGCAGCATCGCCCGCGTGGCGTCGCTGGTGACCCCGTTCATGGCCCTCGGATATGTAGTCATCTCGCTGGTAATCATAGCCCTGCATATCGACAAAGTCCCGGGCGTCTTCATGTCCATAATCGACGGCGCCTTCGGAATCAGGCCGGTCGCCGGAGGAATCCTCGGATCTACGATCATGATGGGAGTCAAGCGGGGGATCTTCTCCAACGAGGCCGGCCAGGGCGGCGGCGCGATCGTCTCTGCAGCGGCCGAAGTCCCGCACCCGGCCAGACAGGGCTTCGCCCAGTCGTTCTCCGTCTATGTCGACACCCTGCTCGTCTGCACGGCGACAGCCTTGATGATCCTTTGTTCCGGGACATATAATATCCTGGACTCGAAGACAGGCGAAATGCTGGTAGCAAACGCTCCTGAACTTGGAGATAACTATGTCAACTACACTCAGGCGGCAGTGGATTCGGTGCTTTCGGGCTTCGGCGGCCAGTTTGTCAGCATAGCGCTGTTCTTCTTCGTATTCACGACCATCATGGCCTATTATTTCTACTCCGAATCCAGTATCATGTATATCTTCAATCTGGGCAAAGAAAAAGGAAAGAAGGCCGAATCGGTCGCCATCTGGGCGTTCCGTTTCGGGATTCTCGGCGCGGCGGTGTTCGGAGCGGTACGGGAGACGAATGTAATATGGCAGCTGGGCGACATCGGAGTCGGGCTGCTGGCATGGATCAACGTAATTGCGCTGCTTATATTATGTCCAAAGGCAATCCGGGCCCTGAAAGACTATGAAAGTCGTCTCAAAGCCGGAGAAAAGAATCCGGAGTACCACCCGTCAGATATCGGGCTGGACCCCGGAGTATGGGAAGAAGACTAG